The sequence below is a genomic window from Hyphomicrobiales bacterium.
ATCCTGCTTTCGGACGGTGCGCAACGCCAATCACGAGACCAACCTGCTCGCCGTCGCCAACGGCCAAGTCGACGTGGCGACCAACAATACCGAAAACTACCGCCGGCTGATGAAGACCAACCCGCAGGCGGTGCAGAAGATCAAGGAGATCTGGCGCTCGCCGCTGATCCCGTCCGATCCGCTGGTCTGGCGCAAGGACCTGGACCCGGAGACCAAGGCCAAGATCTACACCTTCATCATGACCTATGGGCGGCTGGGTACGCTTGAGGAGGTCAAGGCGGCCCGCACGATTCTCGCGAGCCTGCAATGGGCGCCGTTCAAGCCGTCCTCGGATGCGCAGCTCTACCCGATCCGCGTGCTGGAGATCACCAAGCAGATGGCCAAGATCCGGTACGACGACAAGTTTAGTAAAGAGGAAAGGGACGCCCAGCTCAAGGAGCTGGAAGCGAGCAAGGCCCACTACCAAGCGCTCATGGACGAAGTTCCCGAGTCCTGAGCTGTCAAGTGAACGGGGCGGCGAAGCGTGGCGTCAAGGGTATCGCCGCCCCCTGTTTCCCTTCAGCCTCAGCAACCGGAACGGATCCGATTCCGACATGAACAACCCAATGACAAAGTCCGTTCCGATCGCGATACCGCGACCGAGCTTCGGCGAGCGGGCTTATTGGTATCTGGGATGGCTTGCCCTGGGATCGGTGCTAGCGTGGGGCTTCGGCCCGGCCGAAATCTCCCGCGCTGCATATCTTTTTACCGATGCCGCCAACATGGCGGAATACGCCAAGGGCTTCTTCCGTCCCAACTTTCACGATTGGGATCTCTATGTTGCGGAAATGATTCTGACGGTCCAGATCGCGATCTGGGGGACCGTGCTCGCGATCGTGTTCGGCATCCCGTTCGCGCTGCTGTCGTCCAACAATATCGCGCCGGTCTGGATCGTTCAGCCGGTGCGCCGGCTGATGGATGCGGCGCGCGCCATCAACGAACTGGTGTTCGCGGTGCTGTTCGTCGTCGCCGTCGGCCTCGGACCCTTCGCCGGCGTCATGGCGCTTTTCGTGCACAATATGGGCATCGTCGCGAAACTGTTCTCCGAAGCGGTGGAGGCGGTCGATCCACGCCCCGTGGAAGGTATTCGCGCGACCGGCGCGACCCGCATCCAAGAGATCGTCTACGGGGTGGTGCCACAGGTGCTGCCGCTGTGGATCTCCTATTCGCTCTACCGTCTGGAGACCAATGTGCGCTCGGCGACCGTCCTCGGACTCGTCGGGGCGGGCGGTATCGGCCAAATCCTGTTCGAGTCGATCCGCGGTTTCTACTACGCCGAAACCGCCGCGATCATGCTGATCGTCGTGGCCACGGTCTCGATCGTCGACATCATCTCGCAGCAACTGCGCAAGCTCGTCATTTGAGGCCGCCGATGCGCTACGCGATCTATGTCACCCCGCCCGCCAACGACCCGCTGACGCGGCTCGCCGCGCGCTGGCTTGGCCGGGATGCCTTTGCGGACGCGCCTCTCCCCCATCCGGAGCCCGTCGCACTCGCGCCGAACCTCGTCTCGGCGCTGACGGCCCAGCCGCGGCGATATGGGTTTCATGCCACCTTGAAGGCGCCGTTCCGTCTGCAGCGGGGCGTGCAGGACTACGATCTCATCGCCGCTCTGACCTCGCTGGCGAGCGAATTCGCGCCGGTCGTCGTTCCTTCGCTTCGTGTGAACCAGCTCGGCGACTTCTTCGCGCTGACCCCGGTGGCGCCGACACCGGACACTGATCGGCTCGCCGCCTATGTGGTTGAGGCGCTGGATCCATTTCGTGCGGAGCTCAACGAAGAGGAATTCGCTGGCTACAGGGCCGCCGGGCTGACGCCGCACCAGCAGGACTTGTTGCGGACCTGGGGCTACCCTTACGTGTTCGACGCGTTCCGGTTTCACATGAGCCTGACCGGTCCCGTGGCGAAGGCGGAGCGGGCTGTCGTCTATCGCGCGCTCGAAAATCTGTTCGCCCCGGTCGTCTCCCACCCGCTCGTCATCGACCGTCTCCACCTGTTCGTCGAACAGGGCGAAGGCGGAAACTTTCGGGTCCGGTTCAGCGCGCGCTTGGGTGCCCATGGCGCCGTTCCGGCGCCGGCCGACGCAGAGATGGAGCGCTGCGCATGAGCGCAGGCGAAATGGCCATGACGAATGCCCGGCTGGTGCTTCCGGACCGGGTGATCACTGGCGGGATCGCCGTCAGGGGCGCGAGCGTGGCGGCGATCGACGAGGGCCCATCGCGCGTCGGGGAAGATCTCGAAGCCGATTATCTCATTCCCGGCCTCATCGAGCTGCACACCGATCATCTGGAAAGCCATTATGCGCCGCGGCCCGGCGTTTGCTGGAACCCCATGGCCGCGCTTCAGGCGCACGACGCGCAGATCGCCACGTCGGGCATCACGACCGTATTCGACGCGCTGCGCGCCGGCATGGACATCGACGAAAAGGGGCTTGGCGGCAATATGGGCGTCCTCGCCGAGGCGATCCGCACCGGCCACGCGGAGGGCCGCCTGCGCGCCGAGCATTTCGTCCATCTGCGCTGCGAGGTGTCGGCGGAAGACGTGGTCGACAGCTTGACCGCGTTCGTCGGCAACCCGCATCTCAGGCTCGTCTCGGTGATGGATCACACGCCCGGCCAGCGCCAGTTCGTCCGCCTCGACAA
It includes:
- a CDS encoding DUF1045 domain-containing protein; protein product: MRYAIYVTPPANDPLTRLAARWLGRDAFADAPLPHPEPVALAPNLVSALTAQPRRYGFHATLKAPFRLQRGVQDYDLIAALTSLASEFAPVVVPSLRVNQLGDFFALTPVAPTPDTDRLAAYVVEALDPFRAELNEEEFAGYRAAGLTPHQQDLLRTWGYPYVFDAFRFHMSLTGPVAKAERAVVYRALENLFAPVVSHPLVIDRLHLFVEQGEGGNFRVRFSARLGAHGAVPAPADAEMERCA
- the phnE gene encoding phosphonate ABC transporter, permease protein PhnE — translated: MTKSVPIAIPRPSFGERAYWYLGWLALGSVLAWGFGPAEISRAAYLFTDAANMAEYAKGFFRPNFHDWDLYVAEMILTVQIAIWGTVLAIVFGIPFALLSSNNIAPVWIVQPVRRLMDAARAINELVFAVLFVVAVGLGPFAGVMALFVHNMGIVAKLFSEAVEAVDPRPVEGIRATGATRIQEIVYGVVPQVLPLWISYSLYRLETNVRSATVLGLVGAGGIGQILFESIRGFYYAETAAIMLIVVATVSIVDIISQQLRKLVI